CGACATCAGCCGCTTGCGGCGGGCGACGGCGCACAGGAGGTAGAGCGGGAGGGAGAAGACTTCCAGCGCGATGAAGAGCGTCAGCAGGTCGTTGGCCGCCGGGAAGGCGAGCAGGCCCGCGATCGCGAAGAGGGCGAGCGGGAAGACCTCGGTGGTGGTGAAGCCCGCCTTGACGGCCGCCTTCTCGGCGTCGCTGCCGGGCACCGCCGCCGCGTCCGCCGCGAAGGAGTCGACCCGGTTGCCGTGCGCCTCCGGGTCGAGCTTGCGCTCGGCGAAGGTGAACACGGCGACCAGCGAGGCCAGGAGAATGGTGCCCTGGAGGAACAGCGCCGGGCCGTCGACCGCGATCGCGCCCATGGCCGCGATGTGCGCCTTGGTGGTGCCGAAACCGCTGGCCGCGAGGCCGACGATGGCGGCGAAGGCGGCGGCGATGGCCACCACCGAGAGGAACAACTGGGCGTAGTAGCGCGCCTTTCGGGGCACGAACGCCTCGACCAGAATGCCGAGGACGGCCGCGCCGACGATGATCAGGATCGGCGACAGCTGCGCGTACTCGATGGTCGGGGCGTCGAACTTCAGCTCCGAGCCCGGAGCCGGGGCCGCCAGAGTCGTCCACAGGCTGTGGACAGTCACTGCGCTCACTTCGCGGCCTCCACTTCAGGCTTGGGGTCCTGCTTGTTCACGTCGTGCATGGTGTGGGTGATCGCCGGGTTGACGATGTCGGTGAGCGGCTTCGGGAAGACCCCGAGCCCGATCAGCAGCACGATCAGCGGCACCACCACGGTCAGCTCGCGGGCCTTGAGGTCCTTCATCCCGCTGACCTCGGCCTTCACCGGTCCGGTCATCGTGCGCTGGTAGAGCACCAGGACGTAGAGGGCGGCGAGGACGATGCCTGTGGTGGCGATGACGCCGACCACCGGGTACGCGGCGAACACGCCGACCAGGACCAGGAACTCACTGACGAAGGGCGCCAGGCCCGGCAGCGAGAGTGTCGCCAGGCCGCCGATCAGGAAGGTGCCGGCGAGCACCGGGGCCACCTTCTGCACCCCGCCGTAGTCCGCGATGAGCCGCGAGCCGCGCCGGGAGATCAGGAAGCCCGCGACCAGCATCAGCGCCGCCGTCGAGATGCCGTGGTTGACCATGTACAGCGTCGCGCCGGACTGGCCCTGGCTGGTCATCGCGAAGATGCCCAGGATGATGAACCCGAAGTGCGAGATCGACGCGTACGCCACCAGACGCTTGATGTCGCGCTGGCCGACGGCGAGCAGTGCCCCGTACACGATGCTGATCAGCGCCAGGACGAGGATCGCGGGCGTCGCCCACTTGCTGGCCTCCGGGAAGAGCTGGAGGCAGAAGCGGAGCATCGCGAACGTGCCGACCTTGTCGACGACCGCCGTGATGAGGACGGCGACCGGGGCGGTCGCCTCCCCCATCGCGTTCGGCAGCCAGGTGTGCAGCGGCCACAGCGGGGCCTTCACCGCGAAGGCGAAGAAGAAGCCGAGGAAGAGCAGCCGCTCGACGTTGGTCGACATCTCCAGGCCGCCGTTGGCGCGGAGTTCGGCGATCTCCGCGAGGGAGAAGGTGCCGGTGACCGTGTAGAGACCGATGACGGCGGCCAGCATGATCAGGCCGCCGACCAGGTTGTACAGGAGGAACTTGACCGCCGCGTACGACCGCTGGGTCGCCGCCGCCTCGTCCGTTCCGCTGTGCGCCCGGTCGCCGAAGCCGCCGATGAGGAAGTACATCGGGATGAGCATGGCTTCGAAGAAGATGTAGAAGAGGAAGACGTCGGTGGCCTCGAAGGAGATGATCACCATCGCCTCGACCATCAGGATCAGCGCGAAGAAGCCCTGAGTGGGGCGCCAGCGCTTGTTGTCCTTCTTGTCGAGGGGGTCGGCGTCGTTCCAGCCCGCGACGATCACGAACGGGATCAGCAGCGCGGTCAGCGCGATGAGCGCCACCCCGATGCCGTCGACGCCCAGTTCGTAGCGGACGCCGAAGTCCTTGATCCAGGAGTGGGATTCGGTGAGTTGGTAGCGGTCGCCGCTGGGTTCGAAGCGGATGAGGATGATCGCGGCCAGCACCAGCGTGCCGAGCGAGACCAGCAGCGCCAGCCACTTGGCGGCCGTGCGACGGGCGGCCGGCACGGCGGCGGTGAGGAGGGCACCGGCCGCCGGGAGGACCGCCGTCGCGGTGAGCAGGGGAAAGGACATCGTGATCAGACCGCCCTCATCAGCAGGGTCGCGGCGATGAGGATCGCCGTACCGCCGAACATCGAGACCGCGTACGAGCGGGCGTAGCCGTTCTGGAGCTTGCGCAGTCGGCCCGAGAGCCCGCCGACCGAGGCCGCGGTGCCGTTGACCACGCCGTCGACCACCTTGTGGTCGACGTAGACCAGCGAGCGGGTGAGGTGCTCGCCACCGCGGACCAGGACCACGTGGTTGAAGTCGTCCTGGAGGAGGTCGCGGCGGGCGGCCCGGGTGAGCAGCGAACCGCGCGGGGCGACGACCGGGACGGGCTTGCGGCCGTACTGGAAGTACGCGGCGACCACACCGAGCAGCAGGACCGCGATCGTCGCGCCGGTGATGACCGGGATGCTGATCGGCGGGTGCGGGTGCTCGAACTTGGTGACCGGGGCGAGCCAGTTGACGAAGCGGTCGCCGATGCTGAACACGCCGCCCGCGAAGACCGATCCGAAGGCGAGGACGATCATGGGGATCGTCATCGACTTGGGCGACTCGTGCGGGTGCGGCTCCGCATGGGCCCCGTGCGTCTCGGCGGCGGGCTCCACGTCGGGCTGGGCCGGGGAAGCGGTGGCTCTGTTCCGCCAGCGCTCCTCGCCGAAGAAGGTCATCAGCATCACGCGCGTCATGTAGAACGCGGTGAGGCCCGCGCCCAGCAGGGTGGCCGCGCCCAGGACCCAGCCCTGGGTGCCGCCCGCCGAGAAGGCCGCCTCGATGATCTTGTCCTTGGAGAAGAAGCCGGACAGACCGGGGAAGCCGATGAGCGCCAGGTAGCCGAGGCCGAAGGTGACGAAGGTGACCGGCATGTACTTCCGCAGGCCGCCGTACTTGCGCATGTCGACCTCGTCGTTCATGCCGTGCATGACGGAGCCCGCGCCGAGGAAGAGCCCGGCCTTGAAGAAGCCGTGCGTCACCAGGTGCATGATCGCGAAGGCGTAGCCGATCGGGCCGAGTCCGGCCGCGAGGATCATGTAGCCGATCTGCGACATCGTCGATCCGGCGAGCGCCTTCTTGATGTCGTCCTTCGCGCAACCGACGATCGCACCGAAGAGGAGCGTGACCGCGCCGACGACGGTGACCACCAACTGGGCGTCGGGGGCCCCGTCGAAGATCGCACCGGAGCGGACGATCAGGTACACGCCCGCGGTCACCATGGTCGCCGCGTGGATGAGGGCCGAGACCGGGGTCGGGCCCTCCATCGCGTCGCCGAGCCAGGACTGGAGCGGCACCTGCGCCGACTTGCCGCACGCGGCGAGCAGCAGCATCAGGCCGATCGCGGTGAGCTTGCCCTCGCTCGCGCCCTCCGCCGCACCCAGCACGGGCCCGAAGGCGAAGGTGCCGAAGGTGGTGAACATCAGCATGATCGCGATGGACAGGCCGATGTCGCCGACGCGGTTGACCAGGAACGCCTTCTTGGCCGCCGTCGCCGCGCTGGGCTTGTGCTGCCAGAACCCGATGAGCAGGTACGAGGCGAGGCCGACGCCCTCCCAGCCGAAGTACAGCAGGAGGTAGTTGTCGGCGATGACCAGGAGCAGCATCGCCGCGAGGAAGAGGTTCAGGTAGCCGAAGAAGCGCCGGCGGCGCTCGTCGTGCTCCATGTACCCGATGGAGTAGAGGTGGATCAGGGTGCCGACACCGGTGATCAGCAGGACGAAGGTCATCGACAGCTGGTCGAGCTGGAAGGCGATGTCCGCCTGGAAGGACTCGACCGGGACCCAGCTGAACAGCTTCTGGTGCAGGGCGCGGTCACCCGCGTCCTTGCCGATCATGTCGACGAAGAGCACGGCGCCGACGACGAACGAACCGGCGGCGAGCAGGGTGCCCAGCCAGTGGCCGATCTTGTCCAATCGGCGCCCGCCGCACAGCAGTACGGCCGCTCCGAGCAGTGGCGCTGCGACGAGCAGCGCGATCAGGTTCTCCACGATTCTTTGCGCCCCTTACAGCTTCATCAGGCTGGCGTCGTCGACCGAGGCCGAGTGACGGGACCGGAACAGCGACACGATGATCGCCAGGCCGACCACGACCTCGGCGGCGGCGACGACCATCGTGAAGAAGGCGATGATCTGGCCGTCGAGATTGCCGTGCATCCGGGAGAACGCGACGAGTGCCAGGTTGCAGGCGTTGAGCATCAGCTCGACGCACATGAACACGACGATGGCGTTGCGCCGGATCAGCACTCCTGCCGCGCCGATGGTGAACAACAGGGAAGCCAGGTAGAGGTAGTTCACCGGATTCACTTGGCCGCCTCCTCTTCTCGGTCGCGACCCGCGTCACGGCCCAGCCGCTCCTCGGAGCGCTGTTCCAGCGCCTTGAGGTCGTTGAGGGCCTGCGTCGACACGTCGCGGATCTGGCCGCGCTCGCGCAGCGTCTGCATGACGGTCAGCTCGGACGGGGTGCCGTCGGGGAGCAGACCGGCGATGTCCACCGCGTTGTGCCGGGCGTAGACGCCGGGGGCGGGCAGCGGCGGGAGGTGCTTGCCCTCGCGGACGCGCTGCTCGGACAGTTCGCGCTGGGTCTTGCTGCGCTCGGTGCGCTCGCGGTTGGTGAGGACCATCGCGCCGACCGTGGCGGTGATCAGCAGGGCGCCGGTGATCTCGAAGGCGAAGACGTAATCCGTGAAGATCAGCTTCGCCAGGCCCTGGACGTTGCCCGCCGCGTTGGCCTGGCCCAGTCCGTTGAACTCCTTGATCCCGGCGTTGCCGATGCCGACGATCAAGAGGATGCCGAAGCCGAGTCCGCAACCGGCGGCCAGCCAGCGCTGCCCCTTCAGGGTCTCCTTGAGGGAGTCCGCCGCGGTGACGCCGACGAGCATGACGACGAAGAGGAAGAGCATCATGATCGCGCCGGTGTAGACGACGATCTGGACGATGCCCAGGAAGTACGCCCCGTTGGCGAGGTAGAAGACCGCCAGGATGATCATGGTCCCGGCGAGGCACAGCGCACTGTGCACGGCCTTCTTCATCAGGATGGTGGCCAGGGCCCCGACCACGGCGACCGTGCCCAGGATCCAGAACTGGACGGCCTCGCCCGTGGAAGCGGCGGCGGCGAGCACCGTACCGGGTGCGGCGGCGAGGGCGCTCACGCTCCCACCACCTTTTTGGACGCGGGCTCGTCCTCGCCGAAGGTGGAGGCGGCCTCCTGGGGCCGCTCCCCCCGGCTCAGCGCGACCTGCTGCACGGTGCCGGGGGCGGCCTCGGTGACCAGGCCCCGGTAGTAGTCCTGCTCGTCCGTGCCCGGGAAGATCGAGTGCGGGGAGTCGACCATGCCCTCGGTGAGACCGGCGAGGAGCTGGTCCTTGGTGTAGATGAGGTTCTCGCGGCTGCTGTCGGCCAGTTCGAACTCGTTGGTCATCGTGAGCGCCCGCGTGGGACACGCCTCGATGCACAGCCCGCACAGGATGCAGCGGGCGTAGTTGATCTGGTAGACGCGGCCGTACCGCTCACCCGGGGAGTAGCGCTCCTCCTCGGTGTTGTCCGCGCCCTCCACGTAGATGGCGTCCGCCGGACAGGCCCAGGCGCACAGCTCGCAGCCGACGCACTTCTCCAGTCCGTCGGGGTGCCGGTTGAGCTGGTGACGGCCGTGGAAGCGCGGCGCCGTCACCTTCGGCGTCTCCGGGTACTGCTCGGTCAGCCGCTTCTTGAACATGGCCTTGAAGGTCACGCCGAAACCGGCCACGGGGTTCTGCCAGGGGGTCCGGGGGTCTTCGCCCCGGGAAGATGCATCAGACACCGTCAGCCTCCTTTCCGTCACTCTCAGTAGCAATGCCCTCAGTATTGCCGCCGCCACTGACAACGAGCTCCCGCTCCTGCCTGGACCGCCTTCGCGGCACGGGCGGCAGGGTCTGTCCTGGCAGCGGAGGCACCGGGAATCCACCGGCCATCGGGTCGAACGCGGCTGTGCCCCGGGCGTCTTCGGGCTCTTCGTGTTTGGCCCGGCGGAACATGTCCCACACGTACGAGATCAGCAGTACGGCGAGCACCGCCCCGGCCACCCCGAAGAGGATCGACCGGAACTCCACGCCCTCCCGGGTCAGCGCCCGCATGGTGGCGACCAGCATCAGCCAGACCACCGACAGCGGGATCAGGACCTTCCAGCCCAGCTTCATCAGCTGGTCGTAGCGCACGCGTGGCAGCGTGCCGCGCAGCCAGATGAAGAAGAACAGCAGCAGTTGCACCTTGAGGACGAACCAGAGCATCGGCCACCAGCCGTGGTTCGCGCCCTCCCAGAAGCTGCTGATCGGGTACGGGGCCCGCCAGCCGCCCAGGAAGAGGGTGACCGAGACCGCCGAGACGGTGACCATGTTGACGTACTCGGCCAGCATGAACAGGGCGAACTTGATCGACGAGTACTCGGTGTTGAAGCCGCCGACGAGGTCGCCCTCGGACTCCGGCATGTCGAACGGGGCGCGGTTGGTCTCGCCGACCATCGTCACCACGTAGATCAGGAAGGACACCGGCAGCACGACGATGAACCACTTGTCGTGCTGCTGCGCCACGATCTCGGAGGTCGACATCGACCCGGAGTAGAGGAAGACCGAGGCGAAGGCCGCGCCCATGGCGATCTCGTACGAGATCATCTGCGCGCAGGAGCGGAGACCGCCGAGCAGCGGGTACGTGGAGCCCGAGGACCAGCCCGCGAGGACGATGCCGTAGATGCCGACGGAGGCGACCGCGAGGATGTAGAGCATCGCGATCGGCAGGTCGGTGAGCTGCATCGTCGTACGCGTGCCGAAGATCGAGATCTCATTGCCCGGCGGGCCGAAGGGGATCACCGCGATGGCCATGAAGGCGGGGATGGCGGCGACGATCGGGGCCAGGACGTAGACGACCTTGTCGGCGCGCTTGACGACCAGGTCCTCCTTCAGCATCAGCTTGATGCCGTCGGCGAGCGACTGGAGCATGCCCCAGGGGCCGTGCCGGTTGGGGCCGATGCGCAGCTGCATCCAGGCGACGACCTTGCGCTCCCACACGATGGAGAAGAGCACGGTGACCATCAGGAACGCGAAGCAGAAGACGGCCTTGATCGCGACGAGCCACCAGGGGTCCGTGCCGAACATGGACAGGTCTTCCACGGCGAGTGGGTACGTCGTCATGCCGTCACCTCCGTCGGAGCGCTGGACCCGGCCTTCGCGGGTGCGAGGGTGACCAACTGGCCGGGGCGAGCCCCGGTGTCGGAGAGGACGCCGCCGCCGACCGAGTTCATCGGGAGCCAGACCACGCGGTCGGGCATCTCGCTGACCTGGAGCGGCAGTCGCACGGTTCCGGCAGGTCCGGTGACCGCGAGTACGTCGCCGTGCTGGACGCCCGTCTCGGCGGCGGTGGCCGGGGAGAGCCGGGCCACGGCCGCGTGCCGGGTGCCCGCGAGGGCCTCGTCGCCGTCCTGGAGCCTGCCCTGGTCGAGCAGCATCCGGTGTCCGGCGAGTACGGCTTCGCCGGCGCCCGCGCGGGGCAGCGGCCGGGACGTCTCCAGCGGTACGGAGGCGTGCGGCCCCTCCCACGCGCCGAGCCGGTCCAGCTCTCGCCGTACGGACTTGAGGTCCGGCAGCGCGAAGTGACCGTGTCGCTCAGTGCCTCCGGCGCGGGCGAGTTCATCGGCCAGCATGTGCAGCACCCGGGCGTCGCTCGGGGCGAGCCTGCGCGTCATCTGCTCGGGCTTCAGCGCGGCCTCGAACATGCGGACCCTGCCCTCCCAGTTGAGGAAGGTGCCGGGCTTCTCGGCGACCGCGGCCACCGGGAACACGACGTCCGCCTTCGCGGTGACCTCGCTCGGCCGCAGCTCCAGGGAGACCAGGAAGCGCACCTCGTCGAGCGCCGTGCGCGCGCGCGAAGGGTCAGGCAGGTCGGCGGGGTCGACTCCGGCGACGACCAGGGCGAGGAGTTCGCCGGTCGCGGCGGCCTCGACGATCTGGCCCGTGTCGCGCCCGTACCGGTGCGGGAGTTCGGCGACGCCCCACACGGAGGCGACCTCCTCGCGCGCGCGGGGGTCGGTCGCGGGACGCCCGCCGGGCAGCAGCGACGGAATCGCCCCGGCCTCGACGGCGCCGCGCTCTCCGGCCCGGCGCGGGATCCACACCAGTTCGGCTCCGGTCGCGGACGCGGCCCGTACGGCGGCGGTCAGTGCGCCCGGCACACCGGCCAGGCGCTCACCGACGACGATCACCGCACCGGGTTCGCGCAGCGCGTCGGCCGCCTTGACCCCGTCGGCCTCCAGGCCCGCGTGCCCGGCGAGGGCGTCGAGCCAGTCGGTCTCGGTGCCGGGGGCGGCGGGGAGCAGCGTGCCGCCCGCCTTCTCCAGGCCGCGGGTGGCGTGCGAGGCGAGGGCGAAGGTGCGCTGACCGTACTTGCGGTGGGCCTTGCGCAGCCGCAGGAAGACGCCGGGGGCCTCCTCCTCGGACTCGAACCCGGCGAGCAGGACCGCCGGGGCCTTCTCCAGGGCCGTGTACGTCACTCCTGAACCGTCGAGGTCGCGGCCGCGTCCGGCGACGCGGGCGGCCAGGAAGTCGGCCTCCTCGCTGCTGTGGACGCGGGCGCGGAAGTCGACGTCGTTGGTGTCGAGGGCGACGCGGGCGAACTTGCCGTACGCGTAGGCGTCTTCGACGGTGAGACGGCCACCGGCCAGCACACCGGCCCGGCCGCGCGCGGCGGCCAGCCCCTCGGCGGCTGCGGCGAGCGCCTCGGGCCAGCTCGCGGGCTCCAGCTCACCGCTCTCGGTGTTGCGTACGAGAGGAGTCGTCAGCCGGTCGGGTCGCTGCGCGTACCGGAAGCCGAAGCGCCCCTTGTCGCACAGCCACTCCTCGTTGACCTCCGGGTCCTCGGCGGCCATGCGCCGCATGACCTTGCCTCGGCGGTGGTCGGTGCGGGTGGCACAGCCACCGGCACAGTGCTCGCAGACCGACGGCGTGGAGACCAGGTCGAACGGGCGGGAGCGGAAGCGGTACGCGGCCGAGGTCAGCGCGCCGACCGGACAGATCTGGATGGTGTTGCCGGAGAAGTACGACTCGAACGGGTCGCCCTCGCCGGTGCCGACCTGCTGGAGCGCGCCGCGCTCGATCAGCTCGATCATCGGGTCGCCCGCCACCTGGTTGGAGAACCGGGTGCAGCGGGCGCAGAGCACGCACCGCTCGCGGTCCAGGAGCACCTGGGTGGAGATCGGGACGGGCTTCTCGTACGTCCGCTTCTTGCCCTCGAAGCGGGAGTCGGCGTCGCCGTGCGACATCGCCTGGTTCTGGAGGGGGCACTCGCCGCCCTTGTCGCAGACCGGGCAGTCCAACGGGTGGTTGATCAGCAGCAGTTCCATCACGCCGCGCTGTGCCTTGTCGGCGACGGGCGAGGTGAGCTGCGACTTGACGACCATGCCGTCGGTGCAGGTGATGGTGCAGGAGGCCATCGGCTTGCGCTGGCCCTCGACCTCGACGATGCACTGGCGGCAGGCGCCGGCGGGGTCGAGGAGGGGGTGGTCGCAGAACCGGGGGATCTCGATGCCGAGGAGTTCGGCGGCGCGGATCACCAGGGTGCCCTTGGGGACGCTGATGTCGATGCCGTCGATCGTGAGCGATACGAGGTCCTCGGGCGGGACCGCCGCCTCGCCGCCCCCGGAGGGTGCACTTGTCGTGACGGTCATGCGTTCACCTCCGTGTGGTCGGCGTGCCGGTCGGCCCAGAGGGTCGACTTGGCGGGGTCGAAGGGGCAGCCCTTGCCGGTGATGTGCTGCTCGTACTCCTCGCGGAAGTACTGGAGCGAGGAGAAGATCGGCGAGGCCGCACCGTCTCCGAGCGCGCAGAAGGACTTGCCGTTGATGTTGTCGGCGATGTCGTTGAGCTTGTCGAGGTCGGACATCTGGCCCTTGCCCGCCTCGATGTCACGCAGCAACTGCACCAGCCAGTAGGTGCCTTCGCGGCAGGGCGTGCACTTGCCGCAGGACTCGTGGGCGTAGAACTCGGTCCAGCGGGTGACGGCGCGCACGACGCAGGTCGTCTCGTCGAAGCACTGGAGGGCCTTGGTGCCGAGCATGGAACCGGCCGCGCCGACTCCCTCGTAGTCAAGGGGTACGTCGAGGTGCTCGTCGGTGAACATCGGGGTGGAGGAACCGCCCGGCGTCCAGAACTTGAGCCGGTGCCCGGCGCGCATTCCGCCGCTCATGTCGAGCAGTTGGCGCAGGGTGATTCCCAACGGGGCCTCGAACTGGCCCGGGTTGGTGACGTGGCCGCTCAGCGAGTACAGCGTGAAGCCCGGGGACTTCTCGCTTCCCATCGAACGGAACCATTCTTTGCCCTTGTTGAGAATCGCGGGAACGGATGCGATCGACTCGACGTTGTTAACAACAGTGGGACAGGCATAGAGCCCGGCGACCGCAGGGAAAGGAGGACGCAGCCGGGGCTGACCGCGACGGCCTTCGAGCGAGTCGAGCAGTGCGGTCTCTTCTCCGCAGATGTACGCGCCCGCCCCCGCGTGCACGGTGAGTTCGAGATCGAGTCCGCTGCCGAGGATGTCCTTGCCGAGGTATCCGGCCTCGTACGCCTCCCGCACGGCCTCGTGCAGCCTGCGCAGCACGGGGACGGTCTCTCCGCGCAGATAGATGAAGGCGTGGTTCGAACGGATCGCGTAACACGCGATGACGATGCCCTCAATGAGGCTATGCGGGTTCGCGAAGAGGAGCGGGATGTCCTTGCAGGTCCCCGGCTCCGATTCGTCGGCGTTGACAACTAGATAGTGCGGCTTTCCGTCGCCCTGCGGAATGAACTGCCACTTCATCCCGGTGGGGAATCCGGCTCCGCCCCGCCCGCGAAGACCGGAGTCCTTCACGTACGCGATGAGGTCGTCCGGGGTCATGGCGAGGGCCTTGCGCAGGCCCTCGTACCCCTCGTGCCTGCGGTACGTCTCCAGAGTCCAGGACTTGGGGTCGTCCCAGAAGGCGGAGAGGACGGGGGAGAGCAGCTTCTCGGGGCTGTCCCCGTTGCCGTTGCCGTTTCCGGCCATCTCGGGTGCCAAGGTCATCACTCCCCCTCCTCGGACGAGGGTCCTGCCGGATGCTGCTCGGGTGCCGCGGCCGGGTCGGAGGCCGAGGTGGGCTGAGGGGCGTCGTGCGAGCTGAGGTGGCCCGAACCGCGTTGCGGTGCTTCCTGCTTGGCTTCGCCGCGCGGCGACACGACACGGGGCTGGCCGATCGCCTCGCCCTTGGCGAGCTTGAGGCCGAGCAGCGAGGCGTGACCGGCGCCGCCGGAAGCCTCGACCGCGCCCGGGCGCTCGTCGGGGAACCCGGCCAGGATGCGGGCGGTCTCCTTGTACGAGCACAGGGGCGCGCCCCGGGTGGGCTCGACGGAGCGGCCCGCCCGGAGGTCGTCGACGAGCTTTTTCGCCGACTCCGGGGTCTGGTTGTCGAAGAACTCCCAGTTGACCATCACCACGGGGGCGTAGTCGCAGGCGGCGTTGCACTCGATGTGTTCGAGGGTGACCTGCCCGTCCCCGGTCGTCTCGTTGTTGCCGACGCCCAGATACGCCTTGAGCTCCTCGAAGATGGCGTCGCCGCCCATCACCGCGCACAGGGTGTTGGTGCAGACGCCGACCTGGTAGTCGCCGGACGGCTTGCGCCGGTACATGGTGTAGAAGGTGGCGACGGCGGTGACCTCGGCGGTGGTGAGGTCGAGGACCTCGGCGCAGAACCGCATGCCGGTGCGGGAGACGTACCCCTCCTCGGACTGCACGAGGTGCAGCAGCGGCAGCAGGGCCG
This is a stretch of genomic DNA from Streptomyces sp. NBC_00237. It encodes these proteins:
- a CDS encoding NADH-quinone oxidoreductase subunit G, with amino-acid sequence MTVTTSAPSGGGEAAVPPEDLVSLTIDGIDISVPKGTLVIRAAELLGIEIPRFCDHPLLDPAGACRQCIVEVEGQRKPMASCTITCTDGMVVKSQLTSPVADKAQRGVMELLLINHPLDCPVCDKGGECPLQNQAMSHGDADSRFEGKKRTYEKPVPISTQVLLDRERCVLCARCTRFSNQVAGDPMIELIERGALQQVGTGEGDPFESYFSGNTIQICPVGALTSAAYRFRSRPFDLVSTPSVCEHCAGGCATRTDHRRGKVMRRMAAEDPEVNEEWLCDKGRFGFRYAQRPDRLTTPLVRNTESGELEPASWPEALAAAAEGLAAARGRAGVLAGGRLTVEDAYAYGKFARVALDTNDVDFRARVHSSEEADFLAARVAGRGRDLDGSGVTYTALEKAPAVLLAGFESEEEAPGVFLRLRKAHRKYGQRTFALASHATRGLEKAGGTLLPAAPGTETDWLDALAGHAGLEADGVKAADALREPGAVIVVGERLAGVPGALTAAVRAASATGAELVWIPRRAGERGAVEAGAIPSLLPGGRPATDPRAREEVASVWGVAELPHRYGRDTGQIVEAAATGELLALVVAGVDPADLPDPSRARTALDEVRFLVSLELRPSEVTAKADVVFPVAAVAEKPGTFLNWEGRVRMFEAALKPEQMTRRLAPSDARVLHMLADELARAGGTERHGHFALPDLKSVRRELDRLGAWEGPHASVPLETSRPLPRAGAGEAVLAGHRMLLDQGRLQDGDEALAGTRHAAVARLSPATAAETGVQHGDVLAVTGPAGTVRLPLQVSEMPDRVVWLPMNSVGGGVLSDTGARPGQLVTLAPAKAGSSAPTEVTA
- the nuoK gene encoding NADH-quinone oxidoreductase subunit NuoK gives rise to the protein MNPVNYLYLASLLFTIGAAGVLIRRNAIVVFMCVELMLNACNLALVAFSRMHGNLDGQIIAFFTMVVAAAEVVVGLAIIVSLFRSRHSASVDDASLMKL
- the nuoL gene encoding NADH-quinone oxidoreductase subunit L, with protein sequence MENLIALLVAAPLLGAAVLLCGGRRLDKIGHWLGTLLAAGSFVVGAVLFVDMIGKDAGDRALHQKLFSWVPVESFQADIAFQLDQLSMTFVLLITGVGTLIHLYSIGYMEHDERRRRFFGYLNLFLAAMLLLVIADNYLLLYFGWEGVGLASYLLIGFWQHKPSAATAAKKAFLVNRVGDIGLSIAIMLMFTTFGTFAFGPVLGAAEGASEGKLTAIGLMLLLAACGKSAQVPLQSWLGDAMEGPTPVSALIHAATMVTAGVYLIVRSGAIFDGAPDAQLVVTVVGAVTLLFGAIVGCAKDDIKKALAGSTMSQIGYMILAAGLGPIGYAFAIMHLVTHGFFKAGLFLGAGSVMHGMNDEVDMRKYGGLRKYMPVTFVTFGLGYLALIGFPGLSGFFSKDKIIEAAFSAGGTQGWVLGAATLLGAGLTAFYMTRVMLMTFFGEERWRNRATASPAQPDVEPAAETHGAHAEPHPHESPKSMTIPMIVLAFGSVFAGGVFSIGDRFVNWLAPVTKFEHPHPPISIPVITGATIAVLLLGVVAAYFQYGRKPVPVVAPRGSLLTRAARRDLLQDDFNHVVLVRGGEHLTRSLVYVDHKVVDGVVNGTAASVGGLSGRLRKLQNGYARSYAVSMFGGTAILIAATLLMRAV
- the nuoI gene encoding NADH-quinone oxidoreductase subunit NuoI; translated protein: MSDASSRGEDPRTPWQNPVAGFGVTFKAMFKKRLTEQYPETPKVTAPRFHGRHQLNRHPDGLEKCVGCELCAWACPADAIYVEGADNTEEERYSPGERYGRVYQINYARCILCGLCIEACPTRALTMTNEFELADSSRENLIYTKDQLLAGLTEGMVDSPHSIFPGTDEQDYYRGLVTEAAPGTVQQVALSRGERPQEAASTFGEDEPASKKVVGA
- a CDS encoding NADH-quinone oxidoreductase subunit M, with translation MSFPLLTATAVLPAAGALLTAAVPAARRTAAKWLALLVSLGTLVLAAIILIRFEPSGDRYQLTESHSWIKDFGVRYELGVDGIGVALIALTALLIPFVIVAGWNDADPLDKKDNKRWRPTQGFFALILMVEAMVIISFEATDVFLFYIFFEAMLIPMYFLIGGFGDRAHSGTDEAAATQRSYAAVKFLLYNLVGGLIMLAAVIGLYTVTGTFSLAEIAELRANGGLEMSTNVERLLFLGFFFAFAVKAPLWPLHTWLPNAMGEATAPVAVLITAVVDKVGTFAMLRFCLQLFPEASKWATPAILVLALISIVYGALLAVGQRDIKRLVAYASISHFGFIILGIFAMTSQGQSGATLYMVNHGISTAALMLVAGFLISRRGSRLIADYGGVQKVAPVLAGTFLIGGLATLSLPGLAPFVSEFLVLVGVFAAYPVVGVIATTGIVLAALYVLVLYQRTMTGPVKAEVSGMKDLKARELTVVVPLIVLLIGLGVFPKPLTDIVNPAITHTMHDVNKQDPKPEVEAAK
- the nuoH gene encoding NADH-quinone oxidoreductase subunit NuoH produces the protein MTTYPLAVEDLSMFGTDPWWLVAIKAVFCFAFLMVTVLFSIVWERKVVAWMQLRIGPNRHGPWGMLQSLADGIKLMLKEDLVVKRADKVVYVLAPIVAAIPAFMAIAVIPFGPPGNEISIFGTRTTMQLTDLPIAMLYILAVASVGIYGIVLAGWSSGSTYPLLGGLRSCAQMISYEIAMGAAFASVFLYSGSMSTSEIVAQQHDKWFIVVLPVSFLIYVVTMVGETNRAPFDMPESEGDLVGGFNTEYSSIKFALFMLAEYVNMVTVSAVSVTLFLGGWRAPYPISSFWEGANHGWWPMLWFVLKVQLLLFFFIWLRGTLPRVRYDQLMKLGWKVLIPLSVVWLMLVATMRALTREGVEFRSILFGVAGAVLAVLLISYVWDMFRRAKHEEPEDARGTAAFDPMAGGFPVPPLPGQTLPPVPRRRSRQERELVVSGGGNTEGIATESDGKEADGV
- a CDS encoding NADH-quinone oxidoreductase subunit J, with amino-acid sequence MSALAAAPGTVLAAAASTGEAVQFWILGTVAVVGALATILMKKAVHSALCLAGTMIILAVFYLANGAYFLGIVQIVVYTGAIMMLFLFVVMLVGVTAADSLKETLKGQRWLAAGCGLGFGILLIVGIGNAGIKEFNGLGQANAAGNVQGLAKLIFTDYVFAFEITGALLITATVGAMVLTNRERTERSKTQRELSEQRVREGKHLPPLPAPGVYARHNAVDIAGLLPDGTPSELTVMQTLRERGQIRDVSTQALNDLKALEQRSEERLGRDAGRDREEEAAK